One part of the Mesomycoplasma conjunctivae genome encodes these proteins:
- a CDS encoding lysylphosphatidylglycerol synthase transmembrane domain-containing protein, giving the protein MSLIITTQTKKQTQVAISFEHNLNVLNSVIVGTIGQEANNINENFIFTKSTVIAEFFKQTQINNVLIAHNGNDFSFAFSSIINTVLNKKKIYSGILNNEIGSSKTIAKQFFLNEKKYDFFIYIEVLNVNKNKNIVKIYLLNSQLKMLTKEEENFINNTAINEIVYKKEDILDSKSISTNNDDLLFWFANKDLDWQKIENNYQFFDANYVSQLNNFFKEEQINIEKLSPIRKHFKQLTIIKQAKENSLIWRKIINSTQFKTKYVFWIKNNKIKIAHRKNLIFNIIKDDDIKFLVLDYIRNNFSKSTQFLISYESKPFFNNFVQKYFNGKIHYYSEYNQVAENSIYNIKQKNNDNLIIINQDGIFFSPKSNSEKIYFGLNTSFLLFWFVQILDYYSKNKQDIFDVIDKVKQESDFVYRYKTKMFISRNSFFNLLNELINSDDIKSFNFELDKQNLNNNYIIAKFFLEKGDYFKLLYSKEEEKLSITTFLKSANHSEKEAIFLENKIINKVKIVKKDTTISKKNTKKNVAKLAIFLTVIILIVFLLIYKFYNSSFQNGSPTGIFIKFYDYFFTPKIYRFYFIINLILFIIWMILMSVQIKRVLHYQGINPHFKHLFVATFISGFMQMSTPFAFGGEISYYWYLQRKGYPLKNISATLTYNALVHQIFNLLISILFISLGFYFYRDLFNLDSTEKIIFFIWLIANIFLNIFVLLIIIVIGIWKKLQYWLIRNFVWLLHLNIWKKIEDSKRVEYNIQFFIDNFKNQFIEVLANKSLLFEVLLVYKLPLFLVSSSFATLVLTLQKANYNINDLSIIDYIKFLSGNTILAMSNNLSPAPGGVGSVDIITQLVFKSYFRQDDNLNLTIFNFANRFYTWFLPYIISAFGIITVWIGEKRIDKYKEIRKTLELNSSLKSQITKSSTKFYKYAILFWSVIVIVFSLFILLH; this is encoded by the coding sequence ATGAGTTTAATAATTACAACTCAAACTAAAAAACAAACGCAAGTTGCTATTAGTTTTGAACATAATCTCAATGTTTTAAATTCAGTTATAGTTGGAACAATTGGTCAAGAAGCTAACAATATTAATGAGAATTTTATTTTTACCAAATCAACAGTAATTGCTGAATTTTTTAAACAAACCCAAATTAATAATGTCCTTATTGCTCACAATGGGAATGATTTTTCTTTTGCTTTTAGTTCAATTATCAACACGGTTTTAAACAAGAAAAAAATTTATTCAGGGATACTAAATAATGAAATTGGATCCTCAAAAACAATAGCTAAACAATTTTTTCTTAATGAAAAAAAGTATGATTTTTTTATTTATATTGAAGTATTAAATGTTAACAAAAACAAAAATATTGTTAAAATTTATCTTTTAAATTCACAACTAAAAATGCTAACTAAAGAAGAAGAAAATTTTATTAACAATACTGCAATTAATGAAATTGTCTATAAAAAAGAAGATATTTTAGATTCAAAATCTATTTCTACTAACAATGATGATTTATTATTTTGGTTTGCAAACAAAGATCTAGATTGGCAAAAAATTGAAAATAATTATCAATTTTTTGATGCCAATTATGTTAGTCAACTTAATAATTTTTTCAAAGAAGAACAAATTAATATTGAAAAATTATCACCAATTAGAAAACACTTTAAACAACTTACAATCATCAAACAAGCAAAAGAAAATTCACTTATTTGAAGAAAAATTATTAATAGTACTCAATTTAAAACTAAATATGTTTTTTGAATAAAAAATAATAAAATTAAAATTGCACACAGAAAAAATTTAATTTTTAATATTATTAAGGATGATGATATTAAATTTTTAGTTTTAGATTATATTAGAAACAATTTTAGCAAATCTACTCAATTTTTAATTAGTTATGAATCTAAACCTTTTTTTAACAATTTTGTACAAAAGTATTTTAATGGCAAAATCCACTATTATTCTGAATATAACCAAGTTGCTGAAAATTCTATTTACAATATTAAGCAAAAAAATAATGATAACTTAATTATTATTAATCAAGATGGTATTTTCTTTTCTCCAAAATCTAATAGTGAAAAAATCTATTTTGGTTTGAATACATCTTTTTTATTATTTTGATTTGTTCAAATTTTAGATTACTATAGCAAAAATAAACAGGATATATTTGACGTTATTGACAAAGTAAAACAAGAATCAGATTTTGTTTATCGTTATAAAACAAAAATGTTTATTAGTCGAAACTCATTTTTCAACTTATTAAACGAGTTAATTAATAGCGATGACATTAAAAGTTTTAATTTTGAATTAGATAAACAAAACCTTAATAATAATTATATTATTGCTAAATTTTTTCTAGAAAAAGGTGATTATTTTAAACTTCTTTATTCTAAAGAAGAGGAAAAATTATCAATAACTACTTTTTTAAAAAGTGCAAATCATAGTGAAAAAGAGGCTATCTTTTTAGAAAATAAAATTATTAATAAGGTTAAAATTGTTAAAAAAGATACAACTATTTCAAAAAAAAATACTAAAAAGAATGTAGCTAAATTAGCAATTTTCTTAACAGTTATTATTTTAATTGTCTTCCTCTTAATCTATAAATTTTATAATTCTAGTTTTCAAAATGGTTCACCCACTGGTATTTTTATAAAATTTTATGACTATTTTTTTACACCTAAAATTTATAGATTTTATTTTATTATCAATTTAATTTTGTTTATAATTTGAATGATTTTGATGTCAGTTCAAATTAAACGAGTTTTGCATTATCAAGGAATTAATCCGCATTTTAAACATCTTTTTGTAGCAACCTTTATTTCAGGATTTATGCAAATGTCTACTCCTTTTGCTTTTGGTGGTGAAATTTCATACTATTGATATTTGCAAAGAAAAGGTTATCCTTTAAAAAATATTAGTGCAACTCTTACATATAACGCACTAGTACACCAAATATTTAATTTATTGATTTCAATTTTATTTATTTCATTAGGTTTTTATTTTTATAGAGATCTTTTTAACCTAGATAGTACAGAAAAAATTATCTTTTTTATTTGATTAATTGCTAATATATTTTTAAATATTTTTGTACTTTTAATTATTATAGTAATTGGGATTTGAAAGAAATTACAATATTGATTAATTAGAAATTTTGTTTGATTATTACACTTAAATATCTGAAAAAAAATTGAAGATAGTAAACGTGTAGAATACAATATTCAATTTTTTATAGATAATTTCAAAAATCAATTTATTGAAGTTTTAGCTAATAAATCACTATTATTTGAAGTCTTACTAGTTTACAAATTACCATTATTTTTAGTAAGCTCGTCTTTTGCAACACTAGTTTTAACTCTTCAAAAAGCAAACTACAACATCAATGATTTATCAATTATTGATTATATAAAATTTTTATCAGGAAATACTATTTTAGCAATGTCTAATAATTTAAGTCCAGCCCCCGGAGGTGTTGGCTCTGTTGATATTATTACGCAATTAGTATTTAAATCATATTTTAGGCAAGATGATAACCTAAATTTAACTATTTTTAACTTTGCTAACAGATTTTATACTTGATTTTTACCTTATATAATTTCAGCTTTTGGCATCATTACTGTTTGAATTGGTGAAAAAAGAATTGATAAATATAAAGAAATTCGAAAAACTTTAGAATTAAATTCTAGTTTAAAAAGTCAAATTACTAAGTCTTCAACAAAATTTTATAAATACGCAATTCTATTTTGAAGTGTTATTGTAATAGTGTTTTCCTTATTTATTTTACTTCACTAG
- the tsaD gene encoding tRNA (adenosine(37)-N6)-threonylcarbamoyltransferase complex transferase subunit TsaD, whose amino-acid sequence MKILGIESSHDDASIAILEDNQVKIMLTLSQIDIHKKFGGTVPEIASREHSQNLAYIVDILINKYQVDFSTLDIIAYTKEPGLLGSLQMGFLLASAIAMLYNKPLIPVNHLKGHFWSAAINNNIEFPCLSLLISGGHSQLIYAKNEYDLEVLGSTKDDALGEIYDKIARKLNLGFPGGPIIDNINKSVDFKQLIDFSIPKIFENPYDFSFSGIKTQVINYINKTKAFEDDKLQKLIAVSFQKTIIKYLKRQIDLVLRNFDVKSITLVGGVAANSEIRSLIESYSNQYQIVIPEKKYCTDNGAMIAIAAQYTKNTSEVK is encoded by the coding sequence ATGAAAATTTTAGGTATTGAATCATCTCATGATGATGCCTCTATTGCAATTTTAGAAGATAATCAAGTAAAGATAATGCTAACTTTAAGTCAAATTGATATTCATAAAAAATTTGGAGGCACAGTTCCAGAAATCGCCTCACGAGAGCACTCACAAAATCTTGCATATATTGTGGATATATTAATTAATAAATATCAAGTTGATTTTTCCACACTAGATATTATTGCCTATACAAAAGAACCTGGACTGCTTGGATCTCTACAGATGGGTTTTTTACTAGCTAGTGCAATTGCGATGCTATACAATAAACCACTAATTCCTGTTAATCATTTAAAAGGTCATTTTTGATCAGCTGCTATTAATAATAATATTGAATTTCCTTGTTTATCACTTTTAATTTCAGGGGGTCATAGTCAATTAATTTATGCTAAAAATGAGTATGATTTAGAAGTTTTAGGTAGTACAAAAGATGATGCTTTAGGGGAAATTTATGACAAAATTGCGCGCAAATTAAACCTTGGTTTCCCAGGTGGACCAATCATTGATAACATCAATAAAAGTGTTGATTTTAAACAACTTATTGACTTTAGTATACCAAAAATTTTTGAAAATCCTTATGATTTTTCTTTTAGTGGTATCAAAACTCAAGTTATCAATTACATCAATAAAACTAAAGCTTTTGAAGATGACAAATTACAAAAATTAATAGCAGTTTCTTTTCAAAAAACTATTATTAAATATTTAAAAAGACAAATTGACTTAGTACTTAGAAATTTTGATGTCAAATCAATTACTTTAGTAGGTGGAGTCGCCGCTAATAGTGAAATACGCAGCTTAATTGAATCATATAGTAATCAATATCAAATTGTTATTCCAGAAAAAAAATATTGCACCGATAATGGCGCAATGATTGCAATAGCAGCTCAATATACTAAAAATACTAGTGAAGTAAAATAA